The nucleotide sequence AGTTCCAGATTTCAACGACAAAGGATTTACCGTAAATAACGGAATTATGCTAGTTCAAAGAGATGATAATTTGCTCACTATAAAAGCTATCGATCTTAGCGGAAGCAGCGCTGACATAACTGGAAACGGCACAATAGATCTAAAAACAAAAGATATAGATATGACATTTCAGTTAAAGCTACTAAAAGACGCTAGCTCTATCATTAGTAAAATTCCAGTCGTCAATCATATATTTCTTGGAAAAGACAAAACCATATCAACTGTTATAAAAGTGCGAGGAACGCTTGACGAGCCTAAATTTGAAACTCAAGTGGTAACTGATATCATAAAAACACCATATAATATTATAAAAAATACCCTTGAGCTGCCTTTTATACTATTTAATTAGTTGTTCTACTCCATTTCAAGACGCATAAGATACATATCTTCTCCAGATATAACTTCAAGATTGCTTGAGCCGCATTTTGAACATACAAAATTATTATCCAGCAAAATACTCTCAAAACTACAGTCCAAACATCTTACTACAACATCTTGCGTATTTATAATAAGCTTTGCTGAGCTGCAAATCGTATTAACTTTAAAAGCATCAAATGCGCTTTCTAAATAGTGCGGTTCAACACCGCTTAATCTACCTACTTGGATCTCTACTTTCATAATTTTTTGCGCATTATTTTTCATAGCATTTGTCTCACAAAGCTTAAATAAATCTTGAACTATAGCTAACTCATGCATAAAATTATCCTTTTTAACAAATTCTAGGTAGTAATTCGCCTTTTGGAGGCTCTAAATATCTACTTCCGCCATAACTATTTTCTAACAAAACTCCAGCTCTTTTATCGCTTATAACTTCACCTATGGTATTTGCATTTTTATCATATTTTCTTAATACCTCTAAGGCTTTTTGCTCATCTTTAGGATCTACTGCTAAAACAAATGTTCCTTCATTTGCTAGCTC is from Campylobacter fetus subsp. testudinum 03-427 and encodes:
- the hypA gene encoding hydrogenase nickel insertion protein HypA (Pfam match to PF01155.15 HypA), yielding MHELAIVQDLFKLCETNAMKNNAQKIMKVEIQVGRLSGVEPHYLESAFDAFKVNTICSSAKLIINTQDVVVRCLDCSFESILLDNNFVCSKCGSSNLEVISGEDMYLMRLEME